A single genomic interval of Adhaeribacter pallidiroseus harbors:
- a CDS encoding cysteine desulfurase family protein encodes MKETMVYLDNAATTPLDKEVFDAMVPYMLEYFGNPSSIHAHGRQVRSAIEKSRKTIATLINVAPAEIFFTSGGTEADNMAICSTVRALGLKHAVTSRLEHHAVLHTLESLEKSGEIQLRYVAHDERGNLDLNHLEELLATQEQTLVSIMHANNEIGNLNDIQAISEICAKYNAIQHSDTVQTMGHYRHDLQKLKAHFIVGSAHKFHGPKGVGFIYTNGAVKIPPLIHGGSQERNMRGGTENVYGIIGLAKALEIAYRDMDAHQQHIQNLKNRMISRLTEQIPGVEFNGNSAMADKSLYTVLNVSLPPSEITEMLLFNLDINKISASGGSACTSGANAGSHVLNALNCDPDRGAIRFSFSKYNTPDEIDYVAEKLAGLYAKVPA; translated from the coding sequence TGAAAGAAACAATGGTCTATCTGGATAATGCTGCCACCACGCCCTTGGACAAAGAAGTTTTTGATGCCATGGTGCCCTACATGTTAGAATATTTTGGGAACCCCTCTTCTATTCATGCCCATGGCCGACAGGTACGCTCTGCCATCGAGAAATCCCGGAAAACCATTGCTACTTTAATAAATGTGGCTCCTGCCGAAATATTCTTTACTTCGGGAGGTACCGAAGCCGATAACATGGCTATTTGTTCCACCGTTCGGGCTTTGGGCTTAAAACATGCAGTTACTTCTAGGCTGGAACATCACGCAGTGCTGCATACGCTGGAGTCGCTGGAAAAATCCGGCGAAATTCAGTTGCGTTACGTGGCGCACGACGAACGGGGTAACCTGGATTTAAATCACTTGGAAGAGCTTTTGGCCACGCAGGAGCAAACTTTGGTTTCCATTATGCACGCCAACAACGAAATCGGTAACCTGAACGATATTCAAGCCATCAGCGAGATTTGTGCGAAATACAACGCTATTCAGCATTCCGATACGGTGCAAACCATGGGGCATTACCGCCACGACTTACAAAAACTAAAAGCGCATTTTATTGTGGGTTCGGCGCATAAGTTTCATGGCCCTAAGGGAGTGGGTTTTATTTATACCAACGGTGCCGTCAAAATTCCGCCGCTTATCCACGGGGGCTCGCAGGAACGGAATATGCGCGGTGGTACCGAAAATGTATACGGTATTATTGGTCTGGCTAAAGCGCTGGAAATAGCTTACCGCGACATGGATGCGCACCAGCAGCACATTCAAAATTTAAAAAACCGGATGATCTCCCGTTTAACCGAGCAAATTCCGGGCGTGGAATTTAACGGAAACTCGGCCATGGCGGATAAAAGCTTGTACACGGTTTTAAATGTAAGCTTGCCGCCTTCCGAGATTACCGAAATGCTGTTATTTAACTTAGACATTAACAAAATATCGGCTTCCGGGGGCAGTGCCTGCACCAGCGGGGCCAACGCGGGTTCGCACGTGTTAAATGCGTTAAACTGCGATCCCGACCGCGGGGCGATTCGGTTTTCGTTTAGTAAGTATAATACTCCCGACGAAATTGATTATGTAGCCGAAAAGCTGGCTGGTTTATACGCCAAAGTGCCTGCCTGA
- a CDS encoding 5' nucleotidase, NT5C type produces the protein MNKKRIAIDMDEVMTDAIGRFIELYQQEFNEDLSALRQPGNNLEKVVPPDRLAAVKSWPHRPDFFKDLDAIDGALQAVAQLHQHHEVFITTAAQEFEHSFTPKYNWIKQHLPFITWKNIVFCGDKSIIRADYLIDDLERNLKTFTGTGLLFTAPHNAHVEGYTRLNNWQEVVDYFLK, from the coding sequence ATGAATAAAAAACGCATTGCCATAGACATGGACGAAGTAATGACCGATGCCATTGGTCGTTTTATAGAATTATATCAACAAGAATTTAACGAGGATTTGTCGGCGCTGCGGCAGCCCGGAAATAATTTAGAAAAAGTAGTACCGCCGGATCGTTTGGCTGCGGTAAAATCGTGGCCCCACCGTCCTGATTTTTTTAAAGATTTAGATGCCATAGATGGTGCCTTGCAAGCCGTAGCACAATTGCACCAACACCACGAAGTTTTTATAACCACGGCGGCCCAGGAGTTTGAACATTCGTTTACGCCCAAATACAATTGGATTAAGCAACATTTGCCTTTTATTACCTGGAAGAACATTGTTTTCTGCGGCGACAAAAGCATTATCCGGGCCGATTACCTGATTGATGACTTGGAACGGAATTTAAAAACGTTTACCGGGACTGGTCTGCTATTTACGGCACCGCACAACGCGCACGTGGAAGGGTATACGCGTTTGAATAATTGGCAGGAAGTGGTGGATTATTTTTTAAAATAA
- the era gene encoding GTPase Era, giving the protein MSEKPHKAGFVSIIGKPNVGKSTLMNVMVGERLSIITSKAQTTRHRIMGILNGDDFQIVYSDTPGIIQPKYELHQSMMRFVSASLEDADVILFVTDIYEKHDEEEIIKRLQNVEAKILLLINKIDQSTEPEVEEKVAYWQDKIKADRIIPISALENFNTDQVFNSILEYLPVHPPYYDKDELTDKPERFFAAEIIREKILLNYKKEIPYSCEVVVGEFKEDDTIIRMRAEIMVERKSQKGIVIGHEGKMLKKVGTQARQEMEQFFAKQVHLELYVRVQEDWRSNPKALNKFGYNDL; this is encoded by the coding sequence ATGAGCGAAAAACCACACAAAGCCGGCTTTGTCAGTATTATTGGCAAACCCAACGTAGGCAAATCTACGCTCATGAACGTAATGGTGGGCGAGCGGCTATCTATTATTACTTCCAAAGCGCAAACCACGCGGCACCGGATTATGGGGATTCTCAACGGCGACGATTTTCAAATTGTGTACTCCGATACGCCTGGTATTATTCAGCCCAAATACGAGTTGCACCAATCCATGATGCGGTTTGTAAGCGCTTCCTTAGAAGACGCCGACGTAATTTTGTTTGTTACGGACATTTACGAAAAGCACGACGAAGAAGAAATTATTAAACGGCTGCAAAATGTAGAAGCTAAAATCTTGCTTCTGATCAATAAAATAGATCAGTCCACGGAGCCGGAAGTAGAAGAAAAAGTGGCGTATTGGCAGGATAAAATTAAAGCTGACCGCATTATTCCCATTTCGGCGTTAGAAAATTTTAATACCGACCAGGTTTTTAATTCTATCCTGGAATATTTGCCGGTGCATCCGCCGTATTACGACAAAGATGAACTAACCGACAAGCCCGAGCGTTTCTTTGCCGCTGAGATTATCCGCGAGAAGATTCTTTTAAATTATAAAAAAGAAATTCCGTACAGCTGCGAAGTAGTAGTGGGTGAATTTAAAGAAGACGATACCATTATCCGGATGCGGGCCGAAATTATGGTGGAACGCAAAAGCCAGAAAGGCATCGTAATCGGCCACGAAGGTAAAATGCTGAAAAAAGTTGGCACCCAGGCCCGGCAGGAAATGGAGCAGTTTTTTGCCAAACAAGTGCATTTAGAGCTGTACGTTCGCGTGCAGGAAGATTGGCGCTCTAACCCGAAAGCGTTGAATAAATTTGGGTATAATGATTTGTAG
- a CDS encoding metallophosphoesterase family protein, producing MEDNKQRSAVRIAAVGDIHVKETDQGKWVDYFRTVSAQADILLICGDLTDTGHLAEAEVLAAELKACTIPIVAVLGNHDYERDQQKNIKKMLESDKVHILDGQTIVLQGIGFAGVKGFGGGFDKYMLSMFGEPMIKSFVQEAVDDALRLDRALAHLDVDYTDDLPKIVVLHFSPIKETVVGEPPEIFPFLGCSRLVEPINRRQVLAAFHGHAHVGTLEGKTSAGVPVFNVAKPILQREGYEVPFYLYEVQPKAVPVTQEVEG from the coding sequence ATGGAAGATAACAAACAGCGCAGCGCCGTCCGGATTGCCGCCGTGGGCGATATTCATGTGAAAGAAACGGACCAGGGAAAGTGGGTTGACTACTTTCGGACGGTTTCGGCCCAGGCTGATATTTTACTAATTTGCGGGGATCTGACCGATACCGGCCACCTGGCCGAAGCCGAAGTACTGGCCGCCGAACTAAAAGCCTGTACCATTCCGATAGTGGCCGTGCTGGGAAACCACGACTACGAGCGCGACCAGCAGAAAAATATTAAAAAAATGCTGGAAAGTGATAAAGTACATATTCTGGATGGACAAACAATAGTATTGCAAGGCATTGGCTTTGCCGGGGTAAAAGGCTTTGGCGGCGGTTTCGATAAGTACATGCTATCCATGTTCGGCGAACCCATGATCAAAAGCTTTGTGCAGGAAGCCGTGGACGATGCCTTGCGCCTAGACCGGGCCCTAGCCCACCTGGACGTAGATTATACCGATGATTTGCCTAAAATTGTGGTGCTTCATTTTTCGCCGATTAAAGAAACCGTAGTGGGCGAACCACCCGAAATATTTCCTTTTCTGGGCTGCTCCCGGCTGGTAGAACCGATAAACCGGCGTCAGGTACTGGCGGCTTTTCACGGCCACGCCCACGTGGGTACTTTAGAAGGAAAAACCTCGGCGGGCGTACCGGTGTTTAACGTGGCCAAACCTATTTTACAGCGCGAAGGGTACGAAGTGCCTTTTTACCTCTACGAAGTACAACCTAAAGCCGTACCGGTAACCCAGGAAGTAGAAGGTTGA
- the hemH gene encoding ferrochelatase — translation MNDINTRKTGVLLVNLGTPDTPETGDVRKYLREFLMDKRVIDIPAPQRFVLINGIIAPFRAPKSAKIYKELWEERGSPLLYHSVDLKNSLQEQLGAKYHVALGMRYQSPSIQSALEELRSKFVDRIIVLPLFPQYASASTGSVQDKVMEIVKEWWIVPDITFISSFCDDPLFIQAFAALGRKYLEKEPYDHIVFSYHGIPERHILKGSVNNYCKLGSCCDTYHKMNRYCYRAQCFLTSRLLAKELNLTEGQYSVTFQSRLGKDPWLKPYTDVLLQDLPAQGKKRVLAFSPAFVADCLETTIEVGSEFKELFEKAGGEHWQLVESLNSSPLWVEAVKQMILRN, via the coding sequence ATGAATGATATCAATACCCGGAAAACCGGGGTTTTATTAGTTAATTTAGGTACGCCCGATACGCCCGAAACAGGTGATGTGCGGAAGTACCTGCGGGAGTTTTTAATGGATAAGCGGGTAATTGATATTCCGGCTCCCCAACGTTTTGTTTTGATTAATGGCATTATTGCTCCTTTCCGGGCCCCCAAATCGGCCAAAATATATAAAGAGCTTTGGGAAGAACGCGGGTCGCCGTTGTTGTACCACAGCGTAGATTTAAAAAATAGCTTGCAGGAGCAATTAGGTGCTAAGTACCACGTGGCCTTGGGCATGCGCTATCAAAGCCCTAGTATCCAAAGTGCGCTGGAAGAACTACGCAGCAAATTTGTGGACCGGATTATTGTGTTGCCTTTGTTTCCGCAGTATGCCTCGGCTTCTACCGGCTCTGTGCAGGATAAGGTAATGGAAATTGTGAAGGAATGGTGGATTGTACCGGATATTACATTTATCAGTTCGTTCTGCGACGATCCTTTGTTTATTCAGGCGTTTGCCGCGCTGGGTCGGAAATATTTAGAAAAAGAGCCTTACGACCACATTGTTTTTAGCTACCACGGCATCCCTGAACGACACATTTTAAAAGGCAGCGTGAATAATTACTGTAAACTAGGTTCCTGCTGCGATACCTACCACAAAATGAACCGGTATTGTTACCGGGCGCAATGTTTTCTAACCTCGCGGTTATTGGCCAAAGAATTAAACTTAACCGAAGGCCAGTACAGCGTTACGTTCCAGTCGCGGTTGGGGAAAGACCCCTGGTTAAAGCCTTATACCGATGTTTTGCTGCAAGACTTACCCGCCCAAGGTAAAAAACGGGTACTGGCTTTTAGCCCAGCCTTCGTAGCCGATTGTTTGGAAACGACCATTGAGGTAGGTAGTGAATTTAAGGAACTATTTGAAAAAGCCGGCGGCGAACACTGGCAATTAGTCGAAAGCTTAAATTCCAGTCCGTTGTGGGTTGAAGCCGTGAAGCAGATGATTTTACGGAATTAG
- a CDS encoding nucleotidyltransferase, giving the protein MIQEDELQTAAHGFFADALRLLSESEIPFLVGGGLALRQYTGIIRDLKDLDLFCKAGDYPKILKFFADNGFATELTDVRWLAKVFRNNYYIDIIFNTVNNICTVDESWFEHAVVGEAYGVPVKFIPAEELLWCKVYVQNRERYDGADVNHIIVKYGHRLDWNRIWTRLEQHWHLLLAQVILFQFVYPTERDLVPRWLFDTLIERAKGQFDMPLPVEKVCLGPIIDQTQYRTDIVDAEYKVVTIKTV; this is encoded by the coding sequence ATGATACAAGAAGACGAATTACAAACAGCCGCGCATGGTTTTTTCGCCGATGCCTTACGCTTACTTTCCGAAAGTGAAATTCCGTTTTTGGTGGGCGGCGGTTTAGCCTTGCGCCAGTATACGGGCATTATCCGCGATTTGAAAGATCTGGATTTATTTTGCAAAGCCGGCGATTACCCCAAAATTTTAAAATTTTTCGCGGATAATGGTTTTGCGACCGAGCTAACCGATGTACGCTGGCTGGCCAAAGTATTCCGGAATAATTATTACATCGATATTATTTTTAATACGGTAAACAACATTTGCACCGTAGATGAGTCGTGGTTTGAGCACGCGGTAGTGGGCGAGGCGTACGGCGTACCCGTGAAATTTATTCCCGCGGAAGAATTACTGTGGTGCAAAGTATACGTGCAAAACCGGGAACGCTACGATGGTGCCGATGTAAACCACATTATTGTAAAATACGGCCACCGCTTAGACTGGAACCGCATCTGGACCCGCCTGGAGCAACACTGGCATTTACTGCTGGCGCAGGTCATTCTTTTTCAGTTTGTGTACCCGACGGAGCGCGACTTAGTACCGCGCTGGCTGTTTGATACCTTAATCGAAAGAGCCAAAGGCCAGTTTGATATGCCTTTACCCGTCGAAAAAGTTTGCCTGGGGCCGATCATCGACCAGACGCAATATAGAACCGATATTGTGGATGCCGAGTATAAGGTAGTTACCATCAAAACTGTTTAA
- a CDS encoding L-threonylcarbamoyladenylate synthase: MAVIGTDIEQAATLLRTGKLVAIPTETVYGLAASAFQEPAVISIFEAKQRPAFDPLIVHTHSINQFEQIAVHIPDLAYKLAEAFMPGPVTLILPRNPQIPLLVTSGNESVGVRIPDHPLTLSLLQQLDFPVAAPSANPFGYVSPTTAQHVAQQLGDRIPYILDGGPCQVGIESTIIQVINDQLEILRLGGLALDQIEAVINKPITYVRTSSSNPKAPGMLSSHYAPRKKVILGNIPENLKKYEPQSLGILSFRNLYEPVPTAQQFVLSPSGDTSEAARNLFLALRYLDALPIAVILAELVPETGLGKAINDRLTRASF, translated from the coding sequence ATGGCAGTAATAGGAACGGATATAGAGCAAGCAGCCACTCTATTGCGTACCGGTAAACTAGTAGCAATTCCCACCGAAACCGTTTATGGCCTAGCGGCCAGTGCATTTCAGGAACCGGCGGTCATTTCCATTTTCGAAGCCAAGCAGCGCCCGGCCTTTGATCCATTAATTGTGCACACGCACAGCATTAATCAGTTCGAGCAAATTGCGGTACATATCCCGGACTTGGCTTATAAACTCGCCGAAGCTTTTATGCCGGGACCAGTAACTTTAATACTACCCCGAAATCCACAGATTCCGTTGTTAGTTACTTCGGGCAACGAATCCGTCGGGGTACGGATTCCGGATCATCCGCTTACCTTAAGTTTGCTGCAACAATTAGATTTTCCGGTAGCCGCGCCTAGCGCCAACCCGTTTGGTTACGTAAGCCCCACTACGGCCCAACACGTAGCCCAGCAACTCGGCGACCGCATCCCGTACATTCTGGACGGCGGACCTTGCCAGGTAGGCATTGAGTCGACCATAATTCAGGTAATAAACGATCAGTTGGAAATATTGCGTTTAGGTGGTTTGGCTCTGGACCAGATAGAGGCAGTTATTAACAAACCCATTACGTACGTTAGAACCAGCAGCTCTAACCCCAAAGCCCCGGGTATGCTGAGCAGCCATTACGCGCCGCGCAAAAAAGTTATCTTGGGTAACATCCCTGAAAATTTAAAAAAATACGAGCCTCAAAGCCTGGGAATCTTGTCTTTTCGGAATTTGTACGAACCAGTGCCAACCGCCCAGCAATTTGTTTTATCGCCCAGCGGCGATACCAGCGAAGCCGCCCGTAATTTGTTTTTAGCGTTGCGGTATCTGGATGCCTTGCCCATTGCGGTAATTTTAGCCGAACTTGTTCCGGAAACGGGTTTAGGTAAAGCCATTAACGATCGCCTGACCCGGGCTTCTTTTTAA
- the der gene encoding ribosome biogenesis GTPase Der, protein MSNIVAIVGRPNVGKSTLFNRLVGERKAIMDNQSGVTRDRHYGYGEWIGKNFTVVDTGGYVHGSDDIFEGEIRKQVELAIKEATVILFMVDVEEGLHSLDEEFAAVLRRSDKPIYIVANKADTNLKAQFIGDFYALGLGEEIFPVSSASGSGTGDLLDEVVKHFQTEDVENPDEGVPRLAVIGRPNVGKSSFVNLLLGEERNIVTDVAGTTRDSINSRYNAFGMEFIITDTAGLRRKTKVHEDIEFYSVLRSIKAIEESDVCIVMLDATRGLEAQDMNIVGLADKNRKGIVILVNKWDLVEKETNTMKAYEEQLREKMAPLTYMPIIFTSVLTKQRVHKAIETAFQVYKNKTQKISTSKLNDVILKEIEAYQPPAIKGKFVKIKYITQLPTHNPTFAFFCNLPQYIKESYTRFLENKIRKHFGFEGVPINIVFRKK, encoded by the coding sequence ATGTCAAACATTGTTGCAATTGTGGGGCGCCCCAACGTGGGCAAATCCACGCTTTTTAACCGCCTGGTTGGCGAGCGTAAAGCCATTATGGATAACCAAAGCGGCGTTACCCGCGACCGCCATTACGGCTACGGCGAATGGATTGGTAAAAATTTTACCGTAGTAGATACTGGCGGCTACGTGCACGGTTCGGATGATATTTTCGAAGGCGAAATCCGAAAACAAGTAGAACTGGCGATTAAAGAAGCTACCGTGATCTTGTTTATGGTGGACGTAGAAGAAGGCTTGCACAGCCTCGACGAAGAATTTGCCGCCGTACTGCGCCGCTCCGATAAACCCATTTACATTGTGGCCAATAAAGCCGATACCAACTTAAAAGCGCAGTTTATCGGTGATTTTTACGCCTTGGGTTTAGGCGAAGAAATATTTCCGGTTTCTTCGGCGAGTGGCTCCGGCACCGGCGATTTGCTGGACGAAGTAGTCAAGCACTTCCAAACCGAAGATGTCGAAAACCCCGACGAAGGTGTTCCCCGACTTGCGGTGATAGGCCGACCCAACGTGGGTAAATCCTCGTTTGTAAATTTGCTGCTCGGTGAAGAACGCAACATCGTGACGGACGTGGCCGGTACTACCCGCGATTCCATTAACTCCCGTTACAATGCCTTCGGGATGGAGTTTATTATTACCGATACGGCTGGGTTGCGCCGCAAAACCAAAGTACACGAAGATATTGAATTTTACTCGGTGCTGCGCTCTATCAAAGCTATTGAAGAATCGGATGTGTGCATTGTAATGCTGGATGCTACCCGCGGCCTGGAAGCCCAGGACATGAACATTGTAGGCCTCGCGGATAAAAATCGGAAAGGCATTGTGATACTGGTAAACAAATGGGATTTGGTGGAAAAAGAAACCAATACCATGAAGGCATACGAAGAGCAGCTCCGCGAAAAAATGGCACCGCTCACCTACATGCCCATCATTTTTACGTCGGTATTAACCAAACAGCGCGTGCATAAAGCCATCGAAACAGCGTTTCAGGTTTACAAAAACAAAACGCAGAAAATATCTACTTCCAAGTTAAACGACGTTATCTTAAAAGAAATAGAAGCGTACCAACCGCCGGCGATTAAAGGGAAGTTCGTGAAAATTAAATACATCACGCAGCTGCCCACCCATAATCCAACGTTCGCGTTTTTCTGTAATCTACCGCAGTACATTAAGGAAAGCTATACCCGTTTTCTGGAGAACAAAATCCGGAAACACTTCGGCTTCGAAGGAGTACCGATCAACATTGTGTTCCGGAAAAAGTAA
- a CDS encoding LOG family protein codes for MKSVAVFCGANFGNNPIYKIRAQELGKLLAEQNIQLVFGGGRVGLMGTIADSVLQHGGKVTGVIPQSLVDREVAHASLTELHVVQTMHERKALMASLADGFIAMPGGFGTLDEVCEIITWNQLGIITKPVAFYNVNNYFNSFMQFIERSVADGFIREEYQANLIVQAEPVKLLQQLTEASNVLSKSL; via the coding sequence ATGAAAAGTGTAGCGGTTTTTTGCGGCGCTAATTTTGGCAACAATCCCATCTATAAAATCAGGGCGCAAGAGTTAGGAAAATTGTTGGCCGAGCAAAACATCCAACTGGTATTTGGCGGCGGGAGAGTGGGCTTGATGGGCACCATTGCCGACAGTGTACTGCAGCACGGCGGGAAAGTAACCGGGGTAATTCCGCAAAGTTTAGTAGATCGGGAAGTCGCGCATGCCTCCCTCACGGAACTGCACGTGGTACAAACCATGCACGAACGCAAAGCTTTAATGGCCAGTTTAGCGGATGGCTTTATTGCCATGCCCGGCGGCTTTGGTACCCTGGATGAAGTTTGTGAAATTATTACCTGGAACCAGTTAGGCATCATTACTAAACCGGTAGCTTTTTATAATGTAAATAATTACTTTAACTCGTTTATGCAATTCATAGAAAGGAGCGTGGCCGACGGCTTTATCCGGGAAGAATATCAAGCGAACCTGATTGTGCAAGCTGAGCCTGTAAAGCTATTGCAGCAATTAACCGAGGCTTCAAACGTTCTAAGTAAATCTTTATAA